ATCTTCGAACTAATTGGAATTACCTACTAACAGAAACAAAACTATAAACTTTGTAACTTACCTCCAGAGGAAAACTTATTTTCAACAACTTTCTTTGCAATGATATTAACTGCAAGTGTAAATGCAGAAGACACATAGTAGCTTCCGGGTTCAGAAATTATCTTAATGCCGGATCCTTCAGGAAAGTAGACATCCAACAAAGGGCTGATAACATGATTAATCTATGGATTTAAAACCCCACATTATGGTTTTAATACTGGATTAGATAATTCACAATATTAAGAGACTAATAGCTATTAAATTTTCTAGGAAAATTAAGTAGTTGAATTATAGACCATGAAGCTTTGCAATAAAGCAGGCTTTCAAGTCATCAAAGTTTATTTTCCAACTATCAGaatggcataaaaaaaaaaaaatatcgtaACTCCAATGGCAAATGGCTACTGGTGATTGTTTAAAGCCATGTCTCTATATTCAATCACTATCAATGAAGGAGCAAAATTTCAAATCAGTTTCTATATATTAGGGAAGGTGAGGAGTGGTGTGTATCTGGATAAAATAGCTCAAGCTCTCCAAGTTATGAATTCATCTGTGCCATCAAGTACTGAAAATAGAAACTGTGATAAAATTATGCTATAGAGTTTTAACTTTTCAAAGTTAAGCTATCTTCTCATTGCCTATTcattttcttagaataaaattttaaacaatgttaCACCTTTAGTTGCTGCTGTAAAAACTCTAGTCTACAAATCTACCAGGTAAGTAGTAAAGAATGAGAGATTATTCCAGTTATGTCCACCCACTGAACAAGGTTTACCTCTTCCAATTGAAATTCGGTTCCTGTGAAGCCTCCACCAATGTCTAACATGTTCATTGTGAAGCCAAATTCTCCCTAGAGATGTGGAGGGGGGAAAATCTTTAAATGCTTTTCCAAATTGTAATGCATATAGggacatttcaaaaaaaaaaggaggtaaatAATCTCTGTTCTGACCTTTAGTACAGTAAATTTCTTGCTTTCTACTAACAGAAGCAGATTCATTCAATGTTATATGTATTGTCTTCCTGATGTTTCTGTATTATCTTTAGACATACGCAAGTAAATTACTATTTCATCCCTTcacaaccatttttaaaaatgtgcatgtcataaaaatgaatgaatgaagagtacTTCAGAGATAGAAAACCACTGAATCTTAGATAACATCCTGGCTTAAAATATCGAAATAAtttaagggaaaaacttacaGCCATGTCAAATACACATCGAGCATCAGATAAAGCATGTACATATACTTGAGATTCTTTGCAAGCACTTGAAACATGAAATCTGAAAGAAATAAGAGTAATAAATTTGAAGCTGCTGCAAGTTTTAGAGGCCTTTCCTATAAGTCCTTTCTCATTCACCATACTGACACAAAAAATATTCACATTAaccttaccaaatatttaaagcattAGAAGCACGAGCCTCTAATCATCCAAGTTACAATACCAGCCTTTTAGAAAAGTATTATCCAATATTAGGATAATACTGTAGttttataaacaattttttaTAAGTTATCAGTTATGCTTCATGACTATCAGATAGGGACATGCTTTTTACGCATATATGGTAAAGTAACAAGCATCACCCTACAAAACCTTTAATTTGAACGCACAATtttatctaaaaatataaaaatgttatctATTGTGAAATAAATACAAGTGAACATTAATTCAGCTGCGTAGTACTGATACTTGTTAGTATTCATTAACAGTGATACTTATCAATGATTcagactatttaaatttaaatagggaattccctagcggtccagtggttaggactccattcTTCCACCGCAggcggcccgggttcaatccctgactgaggaactaagatcccacaaactgcgtggtgcagccaaaagataaaataaaataaaataaattgaattgaAATATGGTTCTTTCTGTACCCTGACTGTGGCAGTGGttacaaaaatatgttaaaattcatagaagaaTATACCCCAAATCAATTTTCCTGTGTGTTAACAATAAAATTTAGCTGAACTATGAAAACTCTCCAATACTGTTAATATTATCAAGTAAGGTAGATTTAAGCTTAACAGTGGTGATTCTTTATCCGTCTTTATgagcaattttaaaatttggagcaTTAAGCTGCTCCAAATTTGATTCAGATCATGGTTCTGAAACTATGATCAAAATCATTAActctctgggtcttagttttcCTCACACATAAAATTGAGAGGGTAAAATAAAGTCTACTGATTTTTTGAAGTGCTCCTGAGGgattaaaaaggagaagagaaaaagtcttaggataggaaaaagaaaaaatgaaatgacatctCCAACAACTTAGAAGCTGAATGCCATTTTGGTATTCATTAGAATTCTAGTAAATCCCTCcattcaatttaaaaagaggTGATTTACATTACTAACTGAATTGTTATTTactattttctctctttactGGGTGAGGGGAAGGTACAGGTACAAAATAGTATGAAGGATAAGCATATTTAGTTGCTTTCCTGAACTAAGGGAAATGTGTATATTAAACCCAAAGTTGAATCTATTAGAGTTCATGCAAATGAAATTCTAAATCAGtaaacagaaagacaaagattATCACcacaaaatgaagtttaaaacaaATACTCACTTAACCCCAATAATTTGGACATCAAGTTCCTTAGCACATTCCAAAAGATGCCTACAGTTCTTCAGGGTAGTGCCAAACTTCATGTTACCCTCTTCACCTCCAATATTATCTTCTGTTGCAATATGTAGTAAGACCCTAAGAGAAGGGGAAGATGATTGGGGCAGAGTTGGTTTACATCATCATCAGCACATGTGAAGCCTGAAGATTGTAGGAAGTGTGTTGATTATGTTGTCAGCGCTCCAAAATCCAGCGTCGGATGAATCAAGTGAACCTAATGAAAAACAATCCTGTATAGAGAAAAAACTAGCAATTAGGGCCTAAAGCATGAAGCTTACAAGGATGGGAATTTGGAAAATGCAGGAAGTTAAGACTCTGTTGTAGCATCAAGAGTCGGTTGGGCTCTGTAATGAAAGACATTACTTTCAAATCAAGTCCATCAGTCCATAAATCCACCTAGAAAGACTAAATTGAATAGCAATGCCATCATTGTCTTTCAGTAAAAATGATCAGGGCTTTAAATGTTCCAAATTTCCTAAATTGTTCTAGTTAGCTAACCTTCTACCACTTATTCTGAACATTCCTCCCATTAACTTTGTACATCTAACAAAAAAATTAGGAAGTCCTACGTTATTTTACGTATCTCAACAGCAGCCTTTTAGACTGCTGATTCAAATCTGTTTGGTATTTCCTTCCAAACCACGACAACCAAGACAAAATGATCAAGACTGTCAGGCAATCTCCAAGTAATTACTAACCACTAAAAAATGCAATTATACAAAAATGCTGTTTGTAAAAGCAAAATTATTCTACCTACAAGTAGAACCAGCTCTATCAAGAATATACCATTCCATTTATAATCTAATACAGTAAACACCCCAAATCAGGTCACAGAAAAGGAAgactccccccccaccacccccagaagACTTTTAAGAGAGACAAGCGGTTCCCTAGAACCACTTTATCAAAAAACTGGCCTTTATCAAAACAAAGGTTTTCAGAGTAATAAATCCTGTCAcgatacctttctaagaatacCATTAAAGTcaataagaaaattatgaatacaaGGAAAATATGGATATGATACACATTTTCGGCAACATATAACATACACAATAacttattaaaaaggaaacaattttgtACTAATATACTTTCAGTATATTGTAAAATCCTCTTGATATACCAATTCATGGCAATATTAATTTTGCCTTaaattcttttgcttttaaaaagtgaagtttttagttaaaaaaataactctTGGGATGCATGTAGGTACAAGTAAAAACATTAAACTTCCTGTTTGAGGAGAAGGGCCTTAAAGAAATCCCAGGAATCTATGGACTAGGTTCCTACACTGACACAAAGGACAACCATTCAAGAAACCACATCTAAGGGCAGATTAAACCCTCAGCTAACCAGGAAAAAAAGCTGACCAAAACACATCCTGTTCCCAATATGACAAATAACTAGCATGGTTAATGTAATTGTGAAAATATAGCTGTGGCTCTAATTTGATTATCCTACCAACCAGATTCTCTTCCTTGAATTAAAGATTATAAATTCATATCCCCAAATGCCCTTATCTCATCCCAGCTCCACAGGAAGGATCAAAAGTAGCCAATAAAATGCTAGTAGCATTTTCCATAAAGGAACTTGAAATAGTCACAGTAATCACAACATATACCACTGCTCTACATAAATGCCCCCTTTTCCCAGGCTAAAGACAACCCCAAACCCTAGGTAATAATATTCCCATGTACCTAGATTTACACTTACTTGGCATTTGGGTGATTACGTGCAATTTTCTTCAATTCGACTTCATTGTCACATGTCATGATATTCACTCCAACTTTTGCTGCATACTTTATCTGAGACACTTGCTTGCAAGGACTTATGTAAATGATGTTTTCTGGAGATACACCCAATTCTTGCACTAAAGCCATTTCAGtctaaaaacagattttaaacagTGTCATCTAAAAGGCATGCTTTCTATTACTTTTCAATCACTACCACATACCTTTATTTTTTGGTTAAATTCAAATTATGTAAGGTTAAATTAGGATTATGTATGTCATAGTTCAGATTCCGGTAATGCTTACTATACTGTACTCtgttaaaaaccttttaaaaaggtatacagggacttccctggtggcgcagcggttaagaatccacctgccaatgcaggggacacaggttcgagccctggtccgggaagatcccacaagctgcggagcaactaagcctgtgcgccacaactactgagcctgcgctctagagcccgcgagccacaactacaactactgaagcccatgcgcctaggcccatgctccgcaacgaagagaagccaccacaatgagaagcctgcacaccagaACAAAGAACAGCCCCTGCttgcactagagaaagcccacacgcagcaacaaagacacaaagcagccaaaaaataaaaattaaaaataaatactgatcctactttttaaaaaaaaggtatacaggcatatctcattttattgcactttgcagatactgcatttttacaattgaagatttgtggcaacctTGTGTTGAGCAAGTCTACTGGCACCATTTTttcaacagcattatttttttatttgacgTATGTACATTatattttagacataatgctatattgcacacttaacagaccacaatatagtataaacataacttttatatggactgagaaaccaaaaaattcatgtgactcgctttattgcagtggtctagaACCCAATCTGCAGtacctctgaggtatgcctgtaattacCATCAGAGAAATCTCATAGTTTAGGATATTATCTTGCTGTCATAAGAAGTAATTTGGTCAAGCTAGCTCTAGGCTAAAAATGAGGAACAAATAACAGtttttgattaaagaaaaataaagcttataAAATCTCATCTCACTGAAACATTCCTTGAAAGGTACACTTGAAAGTTTGTAAATTTCCAATATTAAACTGCAAATTTAAACAAGAGTTAGGAAACACATTCAAAAGTCAAAACTTCCTTGCAAGTGTTCTCCTACTGCTGTGGGTCACCAAATATTAGTCAATTTTAAAATGCTGCAGTTTAGtaataaagtaatgaaaatgacTTACTTTACTGGAACAAGCAAATCCAGTTCCAAGAGCTGCCAAAATCTCAAGTACAGCTGGAGTGGAGTTGCACTTTACCGTGTAGAATGGCTTTATCTGAGCCACTATGTTCTGCCACTGACTGTGTTTCTTCACAATCTTTCCAAGATCTCCCACAAAAAATGCATTTTTCCCTGTCTATTATGGttatgaaaaagagaaacataaaaaacTACTGAAAACAGATTATCAAAAGTAGGAAAGAACTCCCTTTTCCTCCACAAATGAGCCAGGATAAACATTTACATACTACCACACTTAaggcttgtttctttttaaatttgactCTGTGCTGTGCTATGCTATGCTGGTATAGAAAATAttctctttgattaaaaaaaaatgtatcaattaTAGTGACTTTCTACTTCAGAAATGCCTCAATTTTACttttggggagaggaggggaaggaaactACCTATTTCCTTCCATGCTTTCCTTAACTGTTTAAAATAAACCTACTTTAGCAGTAAAGGATCTAATTTCCTAATACGGTGAGTAGAATGAGGAATTCTAAACAAAAAGCTGTATCTCCATTATGAATTTCACTTAAAGACagtaaaacaaggaaacaaaagaaacccATTTTTAAGGAGATAAAGTTGGTAGTTTGTGTGCATATAGGTGGCCaacttgaatttaaaaatacagaagtaCACTAAATGTCAGATAAATCTGAGTAAGGATATTCTTCCCTCATAAGAAAGAAAACTGGGGgatttccctggaggtccagtggttaggacttgcgccttcactgctgtggcctgggttcaatccctggttggagaactaagatcccacaagccacatagcgtgacacaaacaaacaaacagattttAATTAGGGATTGGGAGAGATCTGTAATGATTTCGAAGTTGGGGCTACTCCAGGGGTAGAGAGATGAC
This DNA window, taken from Eubalaena glacialis isolate mEubGla1 chromosome 17, mEubGla1.1.hap2.+ XY, whole genome shotgun sequence, encodes the following:
- the AZIN1 gene encoding antizyme inhibitor 1 isoform X1, producing the protein MKGFIDDANYSVGLLDEGTNLGNVIDNYVYEHTLTGKNAFFVGDLGKIVKKHSQWQNIVAQIKPFYTVKCNSTPAVLEILAALGTGFACSSKTEMALVQELGVSPENIIYISPCKQVSQIKYAAKVGVNIMTCDNEVELKKIARNHPNAKVLLHIATEDNIGGEEGNMKFGTTLKNCRHLLECAKELDVQIIGVKFHVSSACKESQVYVHALSDARCVFDMAGEFGFTMNMLDIGGGFTGTEFQLEEINHVISPLLDVYFPEGSGIKIISEPGSYYVSSAFTLAVNIIAKKVVENKFSSGVGKTGSDEPTFMYYMNDGVYGSFASKLSEDLNTIPEVHKKYKEDEPLFTSSLWGPSCDELDQIVENCLLPELNVGDWLIFDNMGADSFHEPSAFNDFQRPAIYYMMSYSDWYEMQDAGITSDTMMKNFFFVPSCIQLSQEDNFSTEA
- the AZIN1 gene encoding antizyme inhibitor 1 isoform X2, whose translation is MKGFIDDANYSVGLLDEGTNLGNVIDNYVYEHTLTGKNAFFVGDLGKIVKKHSQWQNIVAQIKPFYTVKCNSTPAVLEILAALGTGFACSSKTEMALVQELGVSPENIIYISPCKQVSQIKYAAKVGVNIMTCDNEVELKKIARNHPNAKVLLHIATEDNIGGEEGNMKFGTTLKNCRHLLECAKELDVQIIGVKFHVSSACKESQVYVHALSDARCVFDMAGEFGFTMNMLDIGGGFTGTEFQLEEINHVISPLLDVYFPEGSGIKIISEPGSYYVSSAFTLAVNIIAKKVVENKFSSGGKTGSDEPTFMYYMNDGVYGSFASKLSEDLNTIPEVHKKYKEDEPLFTSSLWGPSCDELDQIVENCLLPELNVGDWLIFDNMGADSFHEPSAFNDFQRPAIYYMMSYSDWYEMQDAGITSDTMMKNFFFVPSCIQLSQEDNFSTEA